One Desulfatitalea tepidiphila genomic region harbors:
- a CDS encoding DUF2284 domain-containing protein — protein sequence MENAHQLMGLVEHARTLGASRAAIIPAGRIVVNDALADLCRQPRCPNYGLSKSCPPHVAGPSVLRKQLERRTHALFVTIDVPAEMIDAASLSRSAESRAIFRLLHEIAAGMEKAAIEAGFGNAQAYAGGSCKQIFCDDDDACLALKGAGTCRYPQYARPSMSGFGIDVARLFKTCGWEMRWVSPGHGGPPVPMASICGLVLV from the coding sequence ATGGAAAACGCGCATCAACTGATGGGTCTTGTGGAGCATGCCCGCACATTGGGGGCCAGCCGAGCGGCCATTATTCCGGCCGGGCGGATCGTGGTCAACGATGCCTTGGCCGATTTATGCCGGCAGCCGCGGTGTCCCAATTACGGGTTGTCGAAGAGTTGTCCACCCCATGTGGCCGGTCCTTCTGTATTGAGAAAGCAGCTTGAAAGGCGGACGCACGCCCTATTTGTTACGATCGATGTGCCGGCCGAGATGATCGATGCCGCAAGCCTGTCGCGTTCCGCCGAGAGCCGCGCGATTTTCCGACTGCTGCATGAGATCGCCGCCGGTATGGAAAAGGCGGCCATCGAGGCGGGGTTCGGCAACGCACAAGCGTATGCCGGTGGATCCTGCAAACAAATCTTTTGCGATGACGACGATGCGTGCCTGGCGCTCAAGGGCGCTGGCACCTGCCGGTATCCGCAGTATGCCAGACCCTCCATGTCCGGATTTGGAATCGATGTGGCCCGGTTGTTCAAAACATGCGGATGGGAGATGCGTTGGGTTTCACCCGGCCATGGTGGACCGCCTGTTCCCATGGCCAGCATCTGTGGTTTGGTTTTGGTTTAG
- a CDS encoding ATP-binding protein — protein sequence MKPLDDSTLAWQHLPGLPESLNQFRDFVLSRARAAGLPEAIQEKIDLVMEEVLLNVFHYAFEGAPVEPVAVGCGMIPDKGFLVRVIDAGLPFNPLEQPSPDMTLGIGEREIGGLGIFLTRELSRAMAYDRCDDHNVLDVYFPER from the coding sequence TTGAAGCCACTGGATGACTCGACATTGGCGTGGCAGCACCTGCCCGGTCTGCCGGAATCATTGAACCAGTTTCGTGATTTTGTCTTGTCGCGAGCCCGGGCCGCAGGCCTGCCCGAGGCGATCCAGGAAAAGATCGACCTGGTGATGGAAGAGGTGCTGCTCAATGTATTTCACTATGCCTTTGAAGGCGCTCCGGTGGAGCCGGTGGCCGTGGGGTGCGGCATGATACCGGACAAAGGGTTTCTCGTGCGCGTCATCGATGCGGGTCTCCCCTTCAATCCCCTCGAACAGCCATCTCCGGACATGACCCTGGGTATCGGCGAACGGGAGATCGGTGGCCTGGGGATCTTCCTGACCAGAGAGCTGAGCCGTGCCATGGCCTACGATCGCTGTGACGACCATAATGTGCTGGATGTCTATTTCCCCGAACGATGA
- a CDS encoding SpoIIE family protein phosphatase: MTRATRHPERRGLALRLALFILASTTLIFLAAFGYSHYHSRRLVLKNVRAVAMDRAASVVLQIEIKLRSVEALPRVVSRYLENRTVTDELVLPLMHDMVAGSPELFGGAAAFEPHAFKPDQRFYAPYFFRKGSEEVTFAQLGNETYNYFLWDWYLIPKELNRPVWSEPYFDEGGGGILMTTYSHPFYERSEEGRLFRGVVTADVSLEKLVSDIGAISLYETGYAFLISNRGAFLAHPDQTLIMRESIFSTAEARGLPELRTVGKAMIQGGSGFTAMTCPHTGRRSLLAYAPVTAAGWSVGVVIPEHELFADIRTLNRTILKIAAAGLALLLLVVVAISRSITRPLQHLVGATAEIAKGNLEVQLPVVRTGDEVQVLTRSVDDMRVALKAYIADIAETSRARERIESELKIASAIQMNFLPKRFPPFPDQTTFDLYAALAPAREVGGDLYDFFMLDPGHLFFSVGDVSDKGVPAALFMAVTKTLMKGMAEQGSTPADVLGRVNAELCRNNETAMFVTLVCGILDLATGDLVYSNAGHNPPVLLRAGKRPEFLPLPPGLVLGAAEEAAFETRSIRLFPGDRLLLYTDGVTEAMDVDQQLFSDERLLRETTWMAGETPRQMVERLMAAVQTYAGGTAQSDDITVLALHYKGSH; this comes from the coding sequence ATGACCCGCGCCACGCGACACCCTGAACGCCGGGGACTGGCCTTACGTCTGGCGCTGTTCATTCTCGCCAGCACCACCTTGATCTTCCTGGCGGCCTTCGGTTACAGCCACTACCACTCCCGCCGCCTGGTTCTGAAAAATGTGCGCGCCGTGGCCATGGACCGGGCTGCATCCGTGGTGCTGCAAATCGAAATCAAACTGCGTTCGGTGGAGGCGCTGCCGCGTGTGGTGTCCCGGTATCTTGAGAATCGAACGGTGACAGACGAGCTGGTGCTGCCCCTGATGCATGACATGGTGGCCGGGTCGCCGGAGCTTTTCGGCGGGGCAGCGGCGTTCGAACCCCACGCATTCAAGCCCGACCAACGCTTCTACGCCCCCTATTTCTTCCGGAAGGGAAGCGAAGAGGTAACCTTCGCCCAGCTTGGCAACGAAACCTATAACTACTTTCTCTGGGACTGGTATTTGATTCCCAAGGAACTGAACCGGCCGGTGTGGAGCGAACCGTACTTCGATGAAGGCGGAGGTGGCATCCTCATGACCACCTATTCCCATCCCTTTTATGAGCGCTCTGAAGAGGGTCGCCTGTTCCGGGGGGTGGTGACCGCCGATGTCTCACTGGAAAAGCTGGTGTCGGATATCGGTGCCATCTCCCTGTATGAAACGGGCTATGCATTTCTGATCAGCAACCGGGGGGCTTTTCTGGCTCATCCGGATCAAACCCTCATCATGCGCGAAAGTATCTTCAGCACGGCCGAGGCCCGCGGACTTCCTGAATTGAGAACCGTCGGCAAAGCGATGATCCAGGGCGGATCTGGATTTACCGCCATGACCTGTCCCCATACGGGCCGGCGGTCCCTGCTGGCCTATGCGCCGGTAACGGCGGCCGGCTGGTCGGTGGGCGTGGTGATCCCGGAACACGAACTGTTTGCCGATATCCGGACCCTCAACCGAACCATACTGAAGATTGCAGCGGCAGGATTGGCCCTGCTTCTATTGGTGGTCGTGGCCATTTCGCGATCCATCACCCGGCCGTTGCAGCACCTGGTCGGTGCCACCGCAGAAATCGCCAAAGGAAACCTGGAAGTGCAACTGCCAGTGGTGCGCACCGGGGATGAGGTGCAGGTGCTGACCCGTTCGGTGGATGACATGCGCGTCGCCCTCAAAGCATACATCGCCGATATTGCCGAAACCAGCCGGGCCAGGGAGCGCATCGAGAGCGAGCTGAAAATCGCCAGCGCCATTCAGATGAATTTTTTGCCCAAACGCTTTCCGCCCTTCCCCGATCAGACGACATTCGACCTCTACGCCGCTCTGGCACCGGCCAGGGAGGTCGGCGGCGACCTGTACGATTTTTTCATGCTGGACCCGGGACATCTCTTTTTCTCGGTGGGCGACGTATCCGACAAAGGGGTGCCCGCGGCCCTCTTCATGGCGGTGACCAAGACGCTGATGAAGGGGATGGCCGAACAGGGATCGACGCCGGCCGATGTGCTGGGCCGGGTCAACGCAGAGTTGTGTCGAAACAATGAAACGGCGATGTTCGTGACCCTGGTCTGTGGTATCCTGGATTTGGCCACCGGCGATCTGGTCTATTCCAACGCCGGCCACAATCCGCCGGTATTGCTGCGCGCCGGCAAGCGCCCCGAATTTCTGCCGCTGCCGCCGGGACTGGTGTTGGGCGCGGCCGAGGAGGCTGCTTTTGAAACCCGCAGCATCCGGCTCTTCCCCGGCGACCGGCTTTTGCTTTATACCGACGGGGTGACCGAGGCCATGGACGTCGATCAGCAGCTCTTTTCCGACGAGCGGCTGTTGCGTGAAACGACATGGATGGCCGGTGAGACGCCCCGGCAGATGGTGGAGCGACTGATGGCCGCCGTACAGACATATGCCGGGGGCACGGCCCAGTCCGATGACATTACCGTACTGGCCCTGCACTATAAAGGAAGCCATTGA
- a CDS encoding ABC transporter substrate-binding protein, which yields MLCIWLWACLLATGAARGDASVSVDFLPQWSPQSQFAGYYVADAKGFYERRGLRVKVVRGGPDRPAGAYLANRRVTFTTLFLTEGIALRDQGVPLVNIGQIVQRSALMLVARKKSGIRNPDDLDGRRVSVWDEFRLQPLAFFRQNHLSVSLVPQGYTPNLFLMGGVDAASAMWYNEYHVILNSGIDADELSTFLLADYGFNFPEDGIYCLEETLDGKPEAVRAFVQGSIEGWRYTFDHPEEALAIVMASVDAANLPTNRVHQRWMLARMGDIICPGGNCDDLGKLNEANYLFVGRQLRGNGIIQAIPDYQEFYDPRHATP from the coding sequence ATGCTTTGCATCTGGCTTTGGGCATGCCTGCTCGCCACCGGGGCGGCGCGGGGCGACGCGTCTGTATCCGTCGACTTTCTCCCCCAGTGGTCTCCCCAATCCCAGTTTGCCGGCTATTACGTGGCCGATGCCAAAGGATTCTATGAACGTCGGGGCCTGAGGGTGAAGGTGGTGCGAGGTGGTCCGGATCGGCCGGCGGGGGCATATCTGGCGAACAGACGGGTGACTTTCACGACCCTGTTTCTGACCGAAGGCATCGCTTTACGCGATCAGGGGGTGCCGCTGGTCAACATCGGGCAGATCGTCCAGCGCTCGGCCCTGATGCTGGTGGCCCGCAAAAAGAGCGGCATCCGTAACCCCGATGACCTCGATGGCCGGCGGGTGAGCGTATGGGACGAGTTCCGGCTGCAGCCGTTGGCCTTCTTCCGCCAGAACCATCTGTCGGTCTCCCTCGTGCCTCAAGGATACACACCCAACCTGTTTCTGATGGGCGGCGTGGATGCGGCCTCGGCCATGTGGTACAATGAATACCATGTCATTCTCAATTCCGGGATCGACGCCGACGAGTTGAGCACCTTCCTGCTGGCCGATTATGGCTTCAATTTTCCAGAAGACGGCATCTACTGCCTGGAAGAGACGCTGGATGGCAAGCCGGAGGCGGTGCGCGCTTTTGTGCAGGGTTCCATCGAGGGGTGGCGCTACACCTTCGACCATCCCGAAGAAGCGCTGGCCATTGTCATGGCCAGCGTCGACGCCGCCAACCTGCCCACCAACCGCGTCCACCAGCGGTGGATGCTGGCCCGGATGGGAGATATTATCTGTCCGGGCGGCAATTGCGATGATTTGGGAAAACTGAACGAAGCGAACTATCTTTTCGTCGGCCGGCAGCTGCGCGGCAACGGCATCATCCAAGCCATTCCGGACTACCAGGAGTTCTATGACCCGCGCCACGCGACACCCTGA
- a CDS encoding VTT domain-containing protein yields MGGILEKGRNCWRLAQVERAAFVIDGEDYFRAVREAMCRARRTIFIVGWDIHSELRLVRNGQDDGYPEKLGQLLDRLADDRRELEIYILNWDFAMIYAMEREFFPVYKLRWKSHQRIHFSLDGQHPVGASQHQKIVVVDDRVAFVGGLDLSKWRWDTSRHHPDDERRVDPDGKAYPPFHDVQMAIDGEAAAAMGQLVRERWRAAVGQDAAALDPNDGGDPWPPSIQPDLEKVTLGIARTLPDYGGRDEIREVERLYLESIEAAQSFIYIENQYLSAHCIGEALSRRLEQSDAPEVVLVLPEKTGGWLEQHTMDVLRGRLLAKLRHADRHDRLRVYYVRLSKDPHVSLMVHAKAMIVDDRIARVGSSNLSNRSMGLDSECDIAVEVTESQPCGAAVARFRHRLLAEHLGVDVDEVAAAQERHGSLIAAIESMRGGRRTLEPLSGDVPQEIDQWVPDSALLDPEKPVEPDAFFDQFIPSDQQKPAYRHMLRIGLLLLGVAGLAAMWRWTPMSDWLAIERVESALHWIAESPLTPPLVLAAFVVGGIVVVPITLLIVATVTVFGPWLGAAYALLGAEASALVTFGLGHLLGREAVSRIAGSRINRIDRALSNRGVLTIVTLRIVPVAPFSVINVIAGVSEIRLRDFAIGSFIGMVPGVVTIALLADRIVASLREPGVESILILVAVAVCVILFLAGLRYLVRRKREPGKA; encoded by the coding sequence ATGGGCGGAATTCTGGAAAAAGGGCGCAATTGCTGGCGTCTGGCGCAAGTCGAGCGGGCGGCGTTCGTGATAGATGGAGAAGATTACTTTCGCGCGGTGCGGGAGGCGATGTGCCGTGCGCGGCGCACCATCTTCATCGTCGGCTGGGATATCCACAGCGAACTGCGACTGGTTCGCAATGGCCAGGATGACGGCTATCCCGAAAAGCTGGGCCAATTGCTCGACCGCCTCGCCGACGACCGCCGCGAGCTCGAGATCTACATTCTCAACTGGGATTTCGCGATGATCTACGCCATGGAACGCGAATTTTTTCCCGTCTACAAGCTGCGTTGGAAATCACACCAGCGGATTCATTTTTCCCTCGACGGCCAACATCCGGTCGGAGCTTCCCAGCATCAGAAGATCGTGGTGGTGGATGATCGGGTGGCTTTTGTCGGTGGGCTGGATCTGAGCAAGTGGCGTTGGGATACGTCACGCCATCATCCGGATGACGAACGCCGTGTGGATCCGGACGGCAAAGCGTATCCGCCGTTTCACGACGTGCAGATGGCGATCGACGGCGAGGCGGCGGCGGCCATGGGGCAGCTGGTGCGCGAGCGCTGGCGGGCCGCCGTGGGGCAAGACGCCGCGGCTCTGGATCCTAATGATGGTGGCGATCCCTGGCCGCCGAGTATCCAGCCGGACCTGGAAAAGGTGACACTCGGCATTGCACGCACGCTGCCGGATTACGGCGGTCGCGACGAAATTCGCGAGGTCGAGCGGCTTTACCTGGAGAGCATCGAGGCGGCCCAATCCTTCATCTATATTGAAAACCAGTACTTGAGCGCCCATTGCATCGGCGAGGCCCTCTCCCGGCGTCTTGAACAGTCCGACGCGCCTGAAGTGGTGCTCGTTCTACCGGAAAAGACCGGCGGCTGGCTGGAGCAGCACACCATGGACGTATTGCGCGGCCGACTGTTGGCCAAGCTGCGCCATGCGGACCGCCATGACCGGCTGCGGGTCTACTATGTGCGACTTTCAAAAGATCCCCACGTTTCCCTCATGGTGCATGCCAAGGCGATGATCGTCGACGACCGCATCGCCCGGGTAGGCTCGTCCAACCTGAGCAACCGCTCGATGGGCCTCGATTCGGAGTGCGATATCGCCGTGGAAGTCACCGAATCCCAGCCATGCGGTGCAGCCGTTGCGCGTTTCCGGCACCGGCTGCTGGCCGAGCATCTCGGCGTGGATGTGGATGAGGTGGCGGCGGCCCAGGAGCGGCATGGATCGCTCATCGCGGCCATCGAGTCCATGCGGGGCGGCCGACGGACGCTTGAGCCGCTGTCCGGAGACGTGCCCCAGGAGATCGACCAATGGGTCCCGGACTCGGCCCTTCTCGATCCGGAGAAGCCGGTCGAACCGGATGCCTTTTTCGATCAATTTATTCCATCCGATCAGCAAAAACCGGCCTATCGTCATATGTTGCGCATCGGATTGCTGCTGCTCGGCGTGGCGGGGCTGGCCGCCATGTGGCGCTGGACGCCGATGTCCGACTGGCTCGCCATAGAACGGGTCGAGAGCGCCTTGCACTGGATTGCGGAAAGTCCCTTGACCCCCCCGTTGGTGCTGGCCGCGTTTGTCGTCGGCGGCATCGTCGTCGTACCCATCACGCTGTTGATCGTCGCGACGGTGACGGTGTTCGGTCCCTGGCTCGGTGCGGCCTATGCGTTGCTCGGGGCCGAAGCATCAGCCCTTGTCACCTTCGGGTTGGGTCACCTGCTCGGACGCGAAGCGGTGAGCCGAATCGCCGGAAGCCGAATCAATCGCATCGACCGCGCGCTTTCCAATCGTGGCGTGTTGACCATCGTGACGCTGCGTATCGTGCCGGTGGCGCCGTTCAGCGTCATCAATGTCATCGCCGGCGTATCGGAGATCCGGCTGCGAGATTTTGCCATCGGCAGCTTCATCGGCATGGTGCCCGGCGTGGTCACCATCGCCCTGCTTGCCGACCGTATCGTCGCCTCACTGCGCGAACCCGGCGTCGAAAGTATCCTGATACTCGTCGCCGTGGCGGTTTGCGTGATCCTGTTTCTGGCCGGCCTGCGTTACCTGGTGCGGCGCAAGCGTGAGCCCGGGAAAGCATAG
- a CDS encoding endonuclease/exonuclease/phosphatase family protein → MRIVTYNIHRTVGSDGRPDATRISTVLKEIDADLIALQEVGYRQDDPAHVLKALSDALAASVIEGVTLLDERGHYGNAVLTRLPVAVIRRHDISVVGREQRGVIELHLNVEGVALQFMATHLGLRAYERGFQVGRLLSLLDASTAGMKILLGDFNEWFPWSGTLRRLRGTFGRLPAMPTFPARSPILALDRIWAQPASVIASVYAYRSPLARSASDHLPLVAEVNLR, encoded by the coding sequence ATGCGCATCGTCACCTACAACATCCACCGGACGGTCGGCAGCGACGGTCGTCCGGATGCGACGCGCATTTCAACCGTGTTGAAGGAGATCGATGCGGACCTCATCGCACTGCAGGAGGTCGGCTATCGTCAAGATGATCCGGCACATGTGCTGAAGGCCTTGAGCGACGCGCTGGCCGCGTCCGTCATCGAAGGCGTCACCCTGCTCGACGAACGGGGCCATTACGGCAACGCCGTGCTCACCCGCCTGCCCGTGGCCGTGATCCGTCGCCACGACATCAGCGTGGTCGGCCGCGAACAGCGCGGGGTCATCGAACTGCACCTCAACGTGGAGGGCGTCGCGTTGCAGTTCATGGCTACCCATCTCGGCCTGCGTGCGTATGAGCGCGGGTTTCAGGTCGGGCGGTTGCTATCGTTGCTCGACGCTTCGACGGCCGGCATGAAGATCCTGCTTGGCGACTTCAATGAATGGTTCCCCTGGAGCGGCACGCTGCGTCGGTTGCGCGGGACCTTCGGACGTTTACCGGCGATGCCAACTTTTCCGGCCCGTTCGCCGATATTGGCACTGGACCGGATCTGGGCGCAGCCCGCGTCTGTTATCGCAAGCGTATATGCGTATCGCAGCCCGTTGGCCCGATCGGCATCCGATCATTTGCCGCTTGTTGCGGAAGTGAATTTGCGCTAA
- a CDS encoding formate/nitrite transporter family protein, whose product MDTKPYLADAYTPREIARLVQHLGVSKAQTDTITLVVLAVLAGAFISLGAFFYTVVVTGSSLGFGATRLLGGLSFSLGLVLVIVAGAELFTGNNLLAMAWASRLIGTRDVMRNWVIVYIGNVIGCMGTVLFVVWADVGTLGGGAVAETAVQIARSKAGLSIGQAFARGVLCNVLVCLAVWLTMGGRSVADKIVAILFPITAFVTIGFEHSIANWFFLPFGLAIDMQATIPVAGAAWNLLLVTAGNIVGGTLMVAGVYWIAYLRGEPKQDG is encoded by the coding sequence ATGGATACGAAACCTTACTTGGCGGACGCCTATACGCCGCGCGAGATTGCCCGTTTGGTACAACACCTGGGGGTCTCGAAAGCGCAGACAGACACCATTACCCTGGTCGTGCTGGCCGTGCTTGCCGGTGCGTTTATTTCGCTGGGTGCATTTTTTTACACCGTAGTGGTGACAGGGTCGAGTCTCGGTTTCGGGGCGACCCGTCTGCTCGGCGGATTGAGCTTTTCTCTCGGTCTGGTGCTGGTGATCGTTGCCGGCGCCGAGCTTTTCACCGGGAACAACCTTCTGGCAATGGCATGGGCCAGCCGCTTGATCGGCACGCGCGATGTGATGCGCAACTGGGTGATCGTCTATATCGGGAACGTCATCGGTTGCATGGGAACCGTTCTCTTTGTCGTGTGGGCCGATGTCGGCACGCTTGGCGGAGGCGCAGTGGCCGAAACGGCCGTTCAGATCGCCCGCAGCAAAGCCGGCCTTTCCATTGGACAGGCATTTGCCCGCGGGGTCTTGTGCAACGTGCTCGTCTGTCTGGCCGTCTGGCTGACCATGGGTGGGCGCAGCGTGGCAGACAAGATTGTGGCGATTCTTTTCCCCATTACCGCTTTCGTGACCATCGGCTTCGAGCACTCGATTGCCAACTGGTTCTTTTTGCCTTTCGGTTTGGCGATAGACATGCAAGCAACGATTCCGGTCGCCGGCGCCGCCTGGAACCTGCTCCTTGTCACAGCGGGCAATATTGTGGGCGGGACCCTCATGGTCGCCGGCGTTTACTGGATCGCCTATCTGCGCGGCGAGCCCAAGCAAGACGGTTGA
- a CDS encoding SDR family oxidoreductase: MTNRALQDKRILVTQADAFMGPAICEVLAEQGATVIASTASLVPPEAPGAVVAAAGRIDVLVANLSIPAPSSPVADVTDAEWRDTFAALVDPLPRLVRAVLPQMVERRRGKIVVMGSASALRGMKRASTYSAARGAQAAYVQAVGVEAAPHNVQINIVAQNFVDNPTYFPREIQENPRFQERLKREVPLGRLVSAREDAQFAAYLCSDGADCFVGQVFPVCGGWVAR; encoded by the coding sequence GTGACCAATAGAGCACTTCAAGATAAACGGATTCTCGTCACCCAGGCCGACGCCTTCATGGGACCGGCCATTTGCGAGGTGCTGGCCGAACAGGGGGCCACGGTAATCGCCAGCACGGCATCGCTTGTGCCTCCCGAAGCACCGGGAGCCGTTGTCGCCGCCGCCGGTCGTATCGATGTGCTCGTTGCCAACCTCTCAATTCCGGCGCCCTCTTCACCGGTGGCCGACGTGACCGACGCGGAGTGGCGCGACACCTTCGCCGCCCTGGTCGATCCCCTGCCGCGCCTGGTGCGTGCCGTTCTGCCGCAGATGGTCGAGCGCCGCAGGGGCAAGATCGTGGTTATGGGGAGCGCATCGGCTTTGCGGGGCATGAAGCGGGCATCGACCTACAGCGCGGCCCGGGGCGCCCAGGCGGCCTATGTGCAGGCCGTGGGGGTCGAGGCGGCCCCGCACAACGTGCAGATCAATATCGTCGCCCAGAACTTTGTCGACAACCCCACCTATTTTCCCCGGGAGATTCAGGAAAATCCACGCTTCCAGGAGCGGCTCAAGCGGGAGGTGCCGCTGGGGCGTCTGGTTTCGGCGCGGGAAGACGCGCAATTTGCCGCATACCTGTGCAGCGACGGCGCGGACTGCTTCGTGGGCCAGGTTTTTCCGGTTTGCGGGGGTTGGGTGGCGCGGTAG
- a CDS encoding acyltransferase: MTQSFRPLLVGGLTLLLFSLNTVWWCSVLYLFVLVKWIVPHKGFRRHISRILIVIANVWIEGNSFIFSIIHKVRWDLRGVENLSTAHSYLVVSNHISWADIFVLQHIFKRRIPFLKFFLKQELIWVPLLGIAWWALDFPFLKRYSRHFLEKHPEMRGKDVAATRKSCEKFKDYPVSVMNFLEGTRFTYQKHAKQNSPYEHLLVPRAGGVALVFSSMGDYLSSVLDVTIVYPENVPPVHFWDLLSGKVPHITVHVAVLPIPGNVVGRSYEEDAGFRNEIQKWVNGLWRAKDRRIAAIKAGGELSAEANEAP; this comes from the coding sequence ATGACCCAATCGTTTCGGCCGCTCCTCGTGGGAGGACTTACCCTGCTGTTGTTCAGCCTCAACACCGTCTGGTGGTGTAGCGTTTTATACCTGTTTGTCCTCGTCAAATGGATAGTTCCCCACAAAGGCTTCCGGCGCCATATTTCACGCATACTGATCGTCATCGCCAACGTGTGGATTGAAGGCAACAGTTTCATTTTCTCCATCATCCACAAGGTCCGGTGGGATCTCCGGGGAGTGGAAAACCTCTCTACCGCCCACTCCTACCTGGTGGTGAGCAACCATATTTCCTGGGCGGACATCTTCGTTCTGCAGCACATTTTCAAGCGGCGCATTCCTTTCCTCAAGTTCTTCCTGAAACAGGAGTTGATCTGGGTGCCTCTTCTTGGGATCGCCTGGTGGGCGCTGGATTTTCCGTTCCTCAAGCGGTACTCGCGCCACTTCCTCGAGAAGCATCCGGAGATGCGCGGCAAAGATGTGGCCGCGACGCGCAAATCGTGCGAAAAGTTTAAGGATTACCCGGTTTCCGTCATGAATTTTCTGGAGGGGACCCGTTTTACCTATCAAAAGCATGCGAAGCAAAACTCGCCCTACGAGCATCTGCTCGTGCCAAGGGCCGGGGGCGTGGCCCTGGTCTTCTCCAGCATGGGAGACTATCTGTCAAGCGTTCTGGACGTGACGATCGTCTATCCGGAAAACGTCCCGCCGGTGCACTTCTGGGATCTGCTCAGCGGGAAAGTGCCTCACATCACGGTGCATGTGGCGGTTCTGCCTATTCCCGGAAATGTGGTCGGCCGAAGTTATGAAGAAGATGCAGGCTTCCGGAATGAAATTCAGAAATGGGTCAATGGGCTCTGGCGGGCCAAGGATCGGCGCATCGCGGCGATCAAGGCGGGTGGTGAGCTTTCGGCCGAGGCGAACGAAGCGCCGTAA
- a CDS encoding alpha/beta fold hydrolase: protein MAHITLHEGQRIYYESIDGDGDLPCLVFLHEGLGCAAMWKDFPRRLCRLTGCSGLVYDRLGYGGSSPAAAPRTVHYLHAYALQELPRVIAAIIPERPIVLVGHSDGGTIALLHGAERPPYLAGIITEAAHVFVESVTLDGIRAAVTAFENGRLGGLVKYHGERSEAVFRAWSDTWLSDWFADWNIEYALPAIAVPLLVIQGREDQYATERQVRTIVARSGGPATPALIDHCGHVPHLEEPEAVLQLMSGFIKAASSPSSTTPPNLRQAAGPF from the coding sequence TTGGCGCATATCACCTTACATGAGGGGCAGCGGATTTACTACGAGTCCATCGACGGCGATGGAGATCTGCCCTGCCTGGTGTTCCTTCACGAAGGCCTGGGGTGCGCGGCTATGTGGAAGGATTTTCCCCGGCGGCTCTGCCGGCTCACCGGTTGTTCCGGTCTGGTCTATGACCGTCTGGGGTATGGCGGATCCTCACCAGCGGCCGCGCCGCGCACGGTTCACTACCTGCACGCCTATGCCCTGCAGGAGTTGCCTCGGGTGATTGCGGCGATCATACCGGAACGGCCTATTGTTCTGGTGGGGCATTCAGATGGGGGGACCATCGCCCTGTTGCATGGCGCCGAAAGGCCGCCGTACCTGGCCGGGATCATTACCGAGGCGGCCCATGTGTTCGTGGAATCGGTCACTCTGGACGGCATCCGGGCTGCGGTGACGGCCTTTGAAAACGGCCGGTTGGGCGGGCTGGTCAAGTACCACGGCGAAAGGAGCGAAGCGGTCTTTCGCGCCTGGAGCGACACCTGGCTCAGCGACTGGTTCGCAGACTGGAACATCGAATACGCCCTGCCGGCCATCGCCGTACCCCTTCTGGTAATCCAGGGGCGAGAGGATCAATACGCCACCGAACGGCAGGTGCGCACCATCGTCGCCAGGTCGGGCGGGCCGGCAACTCCGGCTTTGATCGACCACTGCGGCCACGTCCCCCACCTGGAAGAGCCGGAGGCTGTGCTTCAGTTGATGTCCGGGTTCATCAAAGCCGCTTCAAGCCCATCGAGCACCACGCCGCCCAATCTTCGCCAGGCCGCCGGTCCCTTCTGA
- a CDS encoding N-formylglutamate amidohydrolase, with protein MKTLALIVTCEHGGHVIPPPYRDLFKGRRNLLDSHSGYDLGALAMARRMAKRFDAPLFAATRSRLLVDLNRSIGHPNIFSGITRSLPATEKENILRKYYAPHRDPIQKSVSEAILNGRAVLHIAVHSFTPVLRGRSRSMDVGLLYDPARHGERHFCRTWKREMQAHSPKCSVRCNAPYKGVSDGLATYFRTLFTRDYMGIELELNQYHYQKGPAAWRRLGGVVLDGLEAALMNPDIN; from the coding sequence GTGAAGACCCTAGCCCTGATCGTCACCTGCGAGCACGGGGGCCACGTCATCCCCCCACCGTATCGCGACCTTTTCAAAGGCCGGCGCAACCTGCTCGACTCCCACAGCGGCTACGACTTGGGGGCCCTGGCCATGGCGCGCCGCATGGCCAAACGGTTCGACGCGCCCCTTTTTGCCGCCACACGCTCACGCCTGCTCGTGGACCTGAACCGCAGCATCGGTCATCCCAATATCTTTTCAGGCATCACCCGGTCCCTGCCGGCGACGGAAAAAGAGAACATTCTCAGGAAGTACTACGCCCCCCATCGCGACCCGATTCAAAAGAGCGTCTCCGAAGCCATCCTCAACGGTCGGGCGGTACTGCACATCGCCGTTCACAGCTTCACGCCGGTTTTAAGGGGCCGCAGCCGAAGTATGGACGTGGGCCTGCTTTACGACCCGGCGCGACACGGCGAACGACACTTCTGTCGAACATGGAAAAGAGAGATGCAGGCGCACAGCCCGAAATGTTCGGTCCGCTGCAACGCGCCCTATAAAGGCGTCTCGGACGGCCTGGCCACCTATTTTCGGACCCTTTTCACCCGCGACTATATGGGCATCGAACTGGAGTTGAACCAGTATCACTATCAGAAGGGACCGGCGGCCTGGCGAAGATTGGGCGGCGTGGTGCTCGATGGGCTTGAAGCGGCTTTGATGAACCCGGACATCAACTGA